The following are encoded together in the Cicer arietinum cultivar CDC Frontier isolate Library 1 chromosome 2, Cicar.CDCFrontier_v2.0, whole genome shotgun sequence genome:
- the LOC101493901 gene encoding serine/threonine protein phosphatase 2A 57 kDa regulatory subunit B' theta isoform-like, whose protein sequence is MIKQILNRLPRKPSKPAENNEGGGGTSTSSSTASNSVRSSHIAGYNFGNSNASSISGVDSNSNLGQNHGEMLVQALNSKLNLNGGLPASYEALPSFRDVPISEKQNLFIRKMQMCCVVFDYTDPSKNVREKEIKRQTLVELVDYVSSANGKFTDVMMQEIVKMVSINLFRTLTTPPRENKILEAFDMDEEEPSMDPAWPYLQIVYELLLRFVTSPETDAKLAKRYVDHSFVLRLLDLFDSEDPRERDYLKTVLHRIYGKFMVHRPFIRKSINNIFYRFVFETEKHNGIAELLEILGSIINGFALPLKEEHKLFLVRALIPLHKPKCIPMYHQQLSYCITQFVEKDCKLADTVIRGLLKYWPITNSSKEVMFLGELEEVLEATQPAEFQKCMVLLFHQIRRCLSSSHFQVAERALFLWNNDHIENLIKQNHKIILPIVLPALEQNARNHWSQAVRSLTVNVCKIFSDIDPAFYEECMIKFREDEAQENDMKSKREARWKRLEEMGGMKAASNEPVLVSPRTASSHATSGKDK, encoded by the exons ATGATCAAGCAGATATTGAATAGACTCCCTAGGAAGCCGTCAAAACCGGCGGAAAATAACGAAGGAGGAGGAGGAACATCAActtcttcttcaactgcttcaAACAGTGTAAGAAGCAGTCATATAGCAGGCTACAATTTTGGAAATTCAAATGCTTCATCCATTTCAGGTGTTGATTCGAATTCAAACCTTGGACAAAATCACGGCGAAATGCTTGTGCAAGCATTGAATTCAAAACTGAATCTAAATGGGGGTTTGCCCGCTTCTTATGAAGCTTTGCCGAGTTTTCGTGATGTTCCGATTTCGGAGAAGCAGAATTTGTTTATACGAAAGATGCAAATGTGCTGTGTTGTATTCGATTATACTGACCCTTCGAAGAACGTCAGAGAAAAGGAGATTAAGCGACAAACATTAGTAGAACTTGTGGATTATGTTTCTTCGGCTAATGGCAAGTTTACCGATGTTATGATGCAAGAAATCGTAAAGATGGTGTCTATAAATTTGTTCCGAACGTTGACTACTCCACCCCGTGAGAACAAAATTCTCGAAGCCTTTGATATGGACGAGGAAGAGCCTTCGATGGACCCTGCATGGCCTTACTTGCAAATTGTGTATGAACTTCTTCTTAGGTTTGTCACATCACCTGAGACTGATGCAAAGTTAGCGAAAAGATATGTTGATCATTCATTCGTTCTCAGACTTTTAGACCTTTTTGATTCAGAGGATCCTCGAGAGCGTGATTACTTGAAGACAGTTCTTCATCGAATATATGGGAAATTTATGGTGCATCGGCCGTTCATCAGAAAATCAATCAACAATATATTCTACCGTTTCGTTTTTGAAACTGAGAAACACAATGGGATTGCAGAACTCTTGGAAATTTTGGGAAGTATAATCAATGGATTTGCTCTGCCATTGAAAGAAGAGCACAAGCTGTTTCTTGTGCGAGCTCTTATTCCTCTTCATAAACCGAAATGCATACCAATGTATCACCAGCAGTTATCTTACTGCATCACACAGTTTGTTGAAAAAGATTGCAAGCTTGCCGATACTGTTATACGCGGATTATTAAAATACTGGCCGATAACAAATAGTTCAAAGGAGGTTATGTTCTTAGGGGAGTTGGAGGAAGTTTTGGAAGCAACTCAACCTGCAGAGTTTCAGAAATGTATGGTACTCTTGTTCCACCAAATAAGACGTTGCTTGAGCAGTTCACATTTTCAG GTAGCAGAAAGGGCTTTGTTCTTATGGAACAATGATCACATTGAGAACTTGATCAAGCAAAATCACAAAATTATACTTCCAATAGTCTTACCTGCATTGGAGCAAAATGCAAGGAACCACTGGAGCCAAGCCGTCCGAAGCTTGACAGTAAACGTCTGCAAGATCTTTTCTGACATTGATCCTGCATTCTATGAAGAATGCATGATCAAGTTCAGAGAAGACGAAGCACAGGAAAACGATATGAAGTCAAAGCGTGAAGCCAGATGGAAGCGCTTGGAAGAAATGGGAGGCATGAAAGCCGCATCCAACGAACCGGTTTTGGTGTCTCCAAGAACCGCATCGTCCCATGCAACTTCTGGTAAAGACAAGTAG